Proteins encoded together in one Lachnospiraceae bacterium JLR.KK008 window:
- the thrC gene encoding threonine synthase, whose product MEVLYKSTRSDSRSVTASEAILKGLADDGGLFVPERIPALDKTPDELAGMTYAETAYEVMKLYLTDFTEEELKACIAGAYDSKFDTETIAPLVEAEGAYYLELFHGATIAFKDMALSILPHLMTTAAKKNQIKNEIVILTATSGDTGKAALAGFADVKGTRIIVFYPKNGVSPIQEKQMVTQKGANTSVVGIHGNFDDAQTGVKRIFSDAEMKRKLADNGFQFSSANSINIGRLVPQIVYYVYAYGVLLREGKIKSGEEINVVVPTGNFGNILAAYYAKHMGLPIARLICASNENKVLTDFFHTGIYDRNREFVLTSSPSMDILVSSNLERLIYRITGEDAQATERLMRQLGGDGKYEVTEEMRKELTAFYGGYATEKETAERIRTLYENSGYVIDTHTAVASAVYETYRQETGDERKTVIASTASPFKFTRSVMDAVAPDCNEMDDFALADALAKISNTPVPGAVEEIRNAPILHDNVCGKEEMAQMVCRLLQTEIG is encoded by the coding sequence ATGGAAGTTTTATATAAGAGCACCAGGAGCGACAGCAGATCGGTTACGGCATCGGAAGCCATTTTAAAGGGACTTGCCGATGACGGGGGACTGTTTGTTCCGGAGCGCATTCCTGCGCTGGATAAGACGCCGGATGAGCTGGCGGGGATGACATACGCGGAGACAGCTTATGAAGTGATGAAGCTGTATCTGACGGATTTTACAGAAGAAGAACTGAAGGCGTGTATTGCAGGCGCCTATGACAGTAAGTTTGACACAGAGACGATCGCTCCGCTTGTGGAGGCGGAAGGCGCCTATTATCTGGAACTTTTTCATGGCGCGACCATCGCTTTTAAAGATATGGCGCTTTCTATCTTACCGCATCTGATGACGACAGCCGCCAAAAAGAATCAGATCAAAAATGAGATTGTGATTCTGACGGCGACTTCAGGAGATACGGGCAAGGCGGCGCTGGCAGGATTTGCCGATGTGAAAGGAACTCGGATCATTGTCTTTTATCCGAAAAACGGAGTCAGCCCGATCCAGGAGAAGCAAATGGTAACGCAGAAGGGGGCCAATACGTCTGTCGTCGGTATTCACGGTAACTTTGACGATGCGCAGACAGGTGTGAAGCGCATTTTTTCTGACGCGGAGATGAAGCGGAAACTGGCGGATAACGGATTTCAGTTTTCCTCGGCCAATTCGATCAATATTGGCCGTCTCGTTCCTCAGATCGTATACTATGTGTACGCCTACGGTGTTTTGCTGCGGGAGGGGAAGATCAAAAGCGGAGAAGAGATCAATGTAGTGGTACCCACCGGCAATTTTGGAAATATACTGGCCGCTTATTATGCGAAGCATATGGGTCTTCCGATTGCCCGTCTGATCTGTGCTTCCAATGAGAATAAAGTGCTGACAGACTTTTTTCATACGGGTATTTATGACAGGAACAGAGAATTTGTGCTGACAAGTTCACCGTCCATGGATATTCTGGTCTCCAGTAATCTGGAACGTCTGATCTATCGGATCACAGGGGAAGACGCACAGGCAACGGAGCGGCTGATGCGTCAGCTTGGCGGTGACGGGAAATATGAAGTGACGGAAGAGATGAGGAAGGAACTGACTGCTTTTTATGGCGGTTATGCCACCGAGAAAGAGACTGCCGAGCGGATCAGAACTTTGTATGAAAACAGCGGATATGTGATTGATACTCATACGGCAGTGGCGTCTGCAGTGTATGAGACGTACAGACAGGAGACCGGAGACGAGAGGAAGACAGTGATCGCTTCCACGGCCAGTCCCTTTAAGTTTACAAGAAGTGTGATGGATGCCGTTGCTCCGGACTGTAATGAGATGGATGACTTTGCGCTCGCGGACGCGCTTGCGAAAATTTCCAATACGCCGGTACCGGGGGCGGTGGAAGAGATCCGTAATGCGCCGATTCTGCATGACAATGTATGCGGGAAAGAGGAAATGGCGCAGATGGTTTGCCGTCTCCTCCAGACAGAGATCGGATAA
- a CDS encoding galactose ABC transporter substrate-binding protein: MKKKILATLLSMAMVATLLVGCGSSSDAPTTAPAEDAAEAPAEAEEEAPAEDAAEAEDGDAEAASGDFADKKVGVCIYQFSDNFMTLFRTELENYLVSLGFSKDNITIVDGANDQATQTGQIDNFISQGVDVLIINPVNSSSAETITDKVVEAGIPLVYINREPDESEEKRWADNNWNVTYVGCDARQSGTFQGELISDLGLETIDKNGNGKVDYIMIQGDPENVDAQFRTEFSIKALEDAGFEVNELFNQVGNWQQDQAQSLVANALGQFGDDVEVVFCNNDAMALGALQAIEAAGRTVGEDIFLVGVDALSEALENVISGKMTGTVFNDHFSQSHSAADAAVNYLTGAGNEHYIGCDYVKVTTENAQSVLDSVK, from the coding sequence ATGAAAAAGAAAATTCTTGCTACATTGCTGAGCATGGCAATGGTAGCGACTCTGCTCGTTGGTTGCGGCAGCAGCTCTGATGCGCCGACAACAGCACCTGCAGAAGATGCGGCTGAGGCTCCTGCGGAAGCAGAAGAGGAAGCACCTGCAGAAGATGCAGCAGAGGCAGAGGACGGCGATGCGGAAGCAGCATCGGGCGATTTCGCTGATAAGAAAGTCGGCGTATGTATTTATCAGTTTTCTGATAACTTCATGACTCTGTTCCGTACAGAGCTTGAGAACTATCTTGTAAGCCTTGGTTTCTCTAAAGACAATATTACAATCGTTGACGGTGCAAATGACCAGGCGACACAGACAGGACAGATTGATAACTTTATTTCTCAGGGCGTTGATGTACTGATCATCAACCCGGTAAACTCTTCTTCCGCAGAGACAATTACGGACAAAGTGGTTGAGGCAGGTATTCCGCTTGTATACATCAATCGTGAGCCGGATGAGTCCGAAGAGAAGAGATGGGCAGATAACAACTGGAATGTTACTTATGTAGGTTGTGACGCTCGTCAGTCCGGAACATTCCAGGGCGAACTGATCTCTGACCTTGGTCTGGAGACAATCGACAAGAATGGCAACGGCAAAGTTGACTACATCATGATCCAGGGTGATCCGGAGAACGTAGACGCACAGTTCCGTACGGAATTCTCCATAAAAGCACTGGAAGATGCAGGATTTGAAGTAAACGAGCTGTTTAATCAGGTAGGTAACTGGCAGCAAGATCAGGCACAGTCTCTTGTTGCGAATGCACTTGGACAGTTTGGTGATGATGTGGAAGTTGTATTCTGCAACAACGATGCAATGGCACTTGGCGCTCTGCAGGCAATCGAAGCAGCAGGACGTACAGTAGGCGAAGACATCTTCTTAGTTGGTGTTGACGCTCTGTCCGAGGCTCTTGAGAACGTTATCTCCGGCAAGATGACAGGTACCGTATTTAACGATCACTTCTCACAGTCTCACAGTGCAGCAGATGCAGCAGTGAACTATCTGACAGGTGCAGGCAATGAGCACTATATTGGCTGCGACTATGTGAAGGTTACTACTGAGAACGCACAGTCTGTACTTGACAGCGTTAAATAA
- a CDS encoding aminopeptidase P family protein has protein sequence MMEKKIIRQRIRMMRTAMREMRIDYYLVPTADFHNSEYVNDYFKAREFLSGFTGSNGTLVISQEEAGLWTDGRYYVQAQRELEGTEIRLFRMNEEGVPDIPAYLCQHMWEGQSLGFDGRVVDAGFGKRLEAALSEKRIRFAYERDVVDTIWQERPAFPCSRAEIVPERYCGESVREKLSRVREKMRAHRASCFFLSRLDDLMWLFNLRGSDVACNPVLMSYGFITESDAWLFLQAQSLHRETIDSMRDSQVQIRDYRVILPFLREYLFGGNGSVSAGGYGSGRGGARNRGLLLCDSRNISYSMYRLFREYGNYVERSNPTELMKAVKTDTELEFIRKIYLKDSVAVTKFIYWIKNAVNGQMAEDQTAEDQAADSQPMDSQSLESGDQETPACRLTEYTAAQYLDDLRRAIPEFLDSSFPTISAYMENAAMMHYEADPQACSQLEARGMLLVDSGGQYLGGTTDVTRTIVLGELSQEMKEHYTAVATGMLRLARAQFLHGCTGRNLDILARSPLWDRGLDYKCGTGHGIGYMLNVHEGPHNIRWKYQEGIPETVLEEGMLVTDEPGVYLEGKYGIRIENVLEIRKSLKNEEGQFMQFAPLTWVPLDLDGILPEQMPEQERLALNAYHRDVREKLSPYLTEEENAWLETATREI, from the coding sequence ATGATGGAAAAGAAGATAATCAGGCAGAGAATACGAATGATGCGCACCGCCATGCGGGAGATGAGGATTGACTATTATCTTGTGCCGACGGCGGATTTTCATAATTCGGAATATGTGAACGATTATTTTAAGGCGCGTGAGTTTTTATCCGGATTTACCGGTTCTAACGGGACACTTGTCATCTCTCAGGAGGAAGCGGGCCTGTGGACGGACGGGCGCTATTATGTGCAGGCGCAGAGGGAGCTGGAAGGTACGGAGATCCGGCTTTTCCGCATGAATGAAGAGGGAGTACCGGATATTCCCGCATATCTGTGTCAGCATATGTGGGAAGGCCAGAGCCTTGGCTTCGACGGAAGAGTGGTCGACGCCGGGTTCGGGAAACGGCTGGAAGCCGCTCTGTCAGAGAAAAGGATCCGCTTTGCGTACGAGAGAGATGTCGTGGACACAATATGGCAGGAACGTCCGGCTTTTCCATGCAGCAGGGCGGAGATCGTCCCTGAGCGGTACTGCGGGGAAAGCGTGAGAGAGAAGCTGTCCAGGGTGCGGGAAAAAATGAGAGCGCACAGGGCTTCGTGCTTTTTCTTAAGCCGTCTGGACGATCTGATGTGGCTTTTTAATCTGCGGGGCAGTGATGTGGCCTGCAATCCGGTTCTCATGTCCTATGGATTTATTACGGAAAGTGACGCCTGGCTTTTTCTCCAGGCACAATCTCTGCACAGGGAGACGATAGACAGTATGCGGGATTCACAGGTGCAGATCAGAGACTACCGGGTGATTCTTCCGTTCCTGCGGGAATATCTGTTCGGAGGAAATGGCAGTGTCTCTGCCGGTGGATATGGTTCAGGGCGGGGCGGCGCCAGAAACAGGGGGCTTTTGCTATGTGACAGCAGGAATATCAGCTATTCCATGTACCGGCTGTTCAGAGAGTATGGGAATTATGTGGAGCGGAGCAACCCCACGGAGCTGATGAAAGCCGTAAAGACGGACACAGAGCTGGAATTTATTCGCAAAATCTATCTCAAAGACAGTGTGGCGGTGACGAAGTTTATTTACTGGATTAAAAATGCAGTCAACGGACAGATGGCAGAAGATCAGACAGCAGAAGACCAGGCAGCAGACAGTCAGCCGATGGACAGCCAGAGTCTGGAGTCAGGCGATCAGGAAACGCCGGCCTGCAGGCTGACGGAGTACACAGCCGCACAATATCTGGATGATCTGCGCAGGGCGATCCCGGAATTTCTTGACAGTTCGTTTCCGACGATCAGCGCTTATATGGAAAATGCTGCCATGATGCACTATGAGGCCGACCCTCAAGCGTGTAGTCAGCTGGAGGCGAGAGGAATGCTCCTTGTTGACTCTGGCGGCCAATATCTGGGCGGGACAACCGATGTGACGAGAACGATTGTGCTCGGAGAACTTTCGCAGGAGATGAAAGAACATTATACGGCAGTCGCCACCGGGATGCTGAGGCTGGCGCGTGCGCAGTTTCTGCACGGCTGCACGGGAAGGAATCTGGACATTCTTGCCCGCAGCCCTCTGTGGGACAGAGGACTTGACTATAAATGCGGCACGGGACATGGGATCGGCTATATGCTCAATGTACATGAGGGCCCTCACAATATCCGCTGGAAATATCAGGAAGGCATACCGGAGACAGTTCTGGAGGAAGGAATGCTCGTGACGGACGAGCCGGGCGTTTATCTGGAAGGAAAGTACGGAATACGGATCGAAAATGTCCTGGAGATCAGGAAGTCGCTGAAAAACGAAGAAGGACAGTTTATGCAGTTCGCGCCTCTGACATGGGTACCGCTTGATCTCGATGGCATTTTGCCGGAGCAGATGCCGGAGCAGGAGAGACTGGCGCTGAATGCTTACCACCGGGATGTCCGTGAGAAGCTATCTCCCTATCTGACGGAGGAAGAGAATGCGTGGCTGGAAACAGCCACCCGGGAAATCTAA
- a CDS encoding substrate-binding domain-containing protein: MKTNKENRVMRYLLSVVGIVLLIVCYVTGIRYIVHSFQTPESERGEGSRHYVAVITKSTTSAFWRSVFAGANAAGTEYNLTLCMEGPDNEEDYQTQNEMIEQAVEEGAEVIVFSAVDYQANANAIDAAAAAGVRIVVIDSDVDSDMVSCRISTDNYQAGRMAGRAVLAGDQEKLNVGIVNFDKNTSNGQQREKGFREEIGEDPRVQIVDAINVISTTEDSREQTKEMLRRHPEINVIATFNEWTSLGVGYAIRELGLSEETLVVAFDSNVVSVGMLETGEVDALVVQNPYAMGYLGVECAYQLINNIPVEQPQVDTSTMVITRETMFEEECQKVLFTFD; the protein is encoded by the coding sequence ATGAAAACAAATAAAGAGAACAGAGTGATGCGCTACTTATTATCTGTCGTCGGTATTGTGCTTTTGATCGTCTGTTATGTGACAGGAATCCGCTATATCGTCCACAGTTTTCAGACGCCGGAGTCTGAGCGGGGCGAGGGCAGCAGACATTATGTGGCTGTGATCACGAAATCGACGACATCCGCTTTCTGGAGATCAGTGTTTGCCGGCGCCAATGCCGCAGGTACGGAATACAATCTGACGCTGTGTATGGAAGGACCGGACAACGAGGAGGATTACCAGACGCAGAACGAGATGATCGAACAGGCTGTGGAGGAGGGGGCGGAAGTGATCGTTTTCTCCGCAGTCGATTATCAGGCCAACGCCAATGCCATCGATGCGGCCGCGGCCGCCGGGGTCAGGATTGTCGTCATTGACAGTGATGTGGACAGCGATATGGTCAGTTGCCGGATCAGTACGGACAACTACCAGGCGGGACGGATGGCGGGCAGAGCCGTCCTTGCCGGCGATCAGGAGAAACTGAATGTTGGCATCGTCAATTTTGATAAAAATACTTCCAACGGACAGCAGCGTGAAAAAGGCTTCCGGGAAGAGATCGGGGAGGACCCGAGAGTGCAGATTGTAGATGCCATCAATGTGATCTCCACGACGGAAGATTCCAGGGAGCAGACAAAGGAAATGCTGCGCCGTCATCCGGAGATCAATGTGATTGCCACGTTTAACGAGTGGACAAGCCTGGGTGTCGGCTATGCCATCCGCGAGCTTGGTTTGTCCGAAGAGACCTTGGTCGTGGCGTTTGACAGTAATGTCGTATCGGTGGGAATGCTGGAGACCGGGGAGGTCGATGCGCTCGTCGTACAGAATCCCTATGCGATGGGGTATCTCGGCGTGGAATGCGCCTATCAGCTGATCAATAATATTCCGGTGGAACAGCCGCAGGTGGATACTTCTACGATGGTGATCACGAGAGAGACAATGTTTGAGGAAGAATGTCAGAAAGTGCTGTTTACGTTTGACTGA
- a CDS encoding sugar ABC transporter ATP-binding protein — MAEYKLELKGVCKSFPGVKALDNVNLSLRPGTVHALMGENGAGKSTLMKCLFGIYKMDEGEIFLDGKKIVIGNPDEAMKHGIAMVHQELQPVPARSVAENLYLGRFPTKNFGPLKMIDHKTMYAETEKWLKEVKMDFDPKAQLGTLSIGQMQSVEIAKAVSQQAKVVIFDEPTSSLSDNEVEALFRIMNDLRDKGVTMVYISHKMDEIKRIADDITIMRDGTYVGTWQTKDLTTDQIIAKMVGRELTNVYPPRQNEPGEVIMEVKNLCSIHANSFQNVSFTLRRGEILGFGGLVGAQRTELMEGIFGIRGVESGEVYINGKKVKTKHPIDAMKAGIGLITEDRRGNGIFGCLSIKDNVGVSIYNKYLKAGFVLDHKRINGIVDENIEKLRIKTPSMKEHISNLSGGNQQKVIVSRWLANDPDVLIMDEPTRGIDVGAKHEIYEIMNELAKQGKAIIMISSEMAELLGMADRVYVMCNGRMTGEITEKEEMNQERVMSFATQF, encoded by the coding sequence ATGGCTGAATACAAACTGGAACTAAAGGGTGTCTGTAAATCATTCCCTGGTGTGAAGGCGCTGGACAATGTAAATTTGTCCCTCCGCCCCGGAACAGTCCATGCGCTGATGGGGGAGAACGGTGCGGGCAAATCTACCCTGATGAAATGCCTTTTCGGCATCTATAAAATGGATGAGGGAGAGATCTTTCTCGACGGGAAAAAGATCGTGATCGGAAATCCGGATGAGGCGATGAAACACGGAATTGCCATGGTGCATCAGGAATTGCAGCCGGTACCCGCAAGAAGTGTGGCGGAAAATCTTTATCTGGGACGATTTCCCACCAAAAATTTCGGTCCGCTGAAGATGATCGATCATAAGACGATGTATGCGGAGACGGAAAAATGGCTGAAAGAAGTGAAAATGGATTTTGACCCGAAGGCACAGCTTGGAACATTGTCGATCGGGCAGATGCAGTCTGTGGAGATCGCGAAAGCAGTTTCCCAGCAGGCGAAAGTCGTTATCTTTGATGAACCGACTTCTTCACTTTCCGATAATGAGGTGGAGGCTTTGTTCCGTATTATGAATGATCTGCGGGATAAAGGCGTGACGATGGTATATATTTCTCATAAGATGGATGAGATTAAGAGAATTGCTGATGACATTACGATCATGAGGGATGGTACTTACGTAGGGACATGGCAGACAAAAGATCTCACAACCGACCAGATCATTGCCAAAATGGTTGGCCGGGAGCTGACAAATGTATATCCGCCGAGGCAAAATGAACCCGGTGAAGTTATCATGGAAGTGAAAAATCTCTGTTCCATTCATGCCAATTCTTTCCAGAATGTCAGTTTCACCCTTCGAAGGGGCGAGATTCTCGGATTTGGCGGTCTGGTAGGTGCACAGAGAACAGAGCTTATGGAAGGCATCTTCGGTATCCGCGGCGTGGAGTCCGGAGAAGTTTACATAAACGGGAAAAAGGTGAAGACGAAACATCCGATCGATGCGATGAAAGCCGGCATCGGTCTGATCACAGAAGACCGGCGCGGAAACGGTATTTTTGGCTGTCTGTCGATCAAAGATAACGTAGGTGTGTCGATCTATAATAAATACCTCAAAGCAGGATTTGTACTGGATCACAAAAGGATCAACGGTATCGTTGATGAAAATATTGAGAAGCTCAGAATTAAGACGCCGAGCATGAAAGAGCATATTTCCAATCTGTCGGGCGGCAATCAGCAGAAGGTTATTGTTTCCAGATGGCTGGCCAATGATCCGGACGTACTGATCATGGATGAACCGACCCGTGGTATCGACGTGGGGGCAAAGCACGAGATCTATGAGATCATGAACGAGCTGGCGAAACAGGGAAAGGCGATTATTATGATCTCTTCCGAAATGGCAGAACTCCTTGGTATGGCTGACAGAGTCTACGTGATGTGTAATGGCAGGATGACCGGTGAGATCACGGAGAAGGAAGAGATGAATCAGGAACGTGTCATGAGTTTTGCGACCCAGTTCTGA
- a CDS encoding cell wall hydrolase, translating into MYKKYGLLLVLSNLVVLASFCCLKIAERSQYAATPAFQLQLENIMLEEEASSMIGSMERAESGQRIVDYQVLERPEFSFTDNEFQILCRIVEAEAGGEDMNGRILVANVILNRVESQSFPNTIEGVVFQKNNGTFQFSPIRDGRYQNVKVSEETKEAVQRALLGEDYSKGALYFVSRKGAAPDKMRWFDNHLTRLFQYGGHEFFL; encoded by the coding sequence ATGTATAAAAAATATGGACTTTTACTTGTTCTCAGTAATCTGGTCGTGCTTGCGTCCTTCTGCTGTCTTAAAATTGCGGAGAGGAGTCAGTATGCGGCCACACCGGCGTTTCAGCTACAGCTTGAAAATATCATGCTGGAAGAGGAAGCGAGCAGTATGATCGGCAGTATGGAGCGCGCCGAATCAGGGCAGCGTATTGTGGATTATCAGGTGTTGGAGCGGCCGGAATTTTCCTTTACGGACAATGAGTTCCAGATTCTGTGCAGGATCGTGGAGGCGGAGGCTGGAGGCGAGGATATGAATGGCAGGATACTGGTGGCCAATGTGATCCTAAATCGGGTGGAAAGCCAGTCATTTCCGAATACGATTGAGGGTGTTGTGTTTCAAAAAAATAACGGGACATTTCAGTTTTCTCCGATTCGTGACGGACGCTATCAGAATGTTAAAGTGTCGGAGGAGACAAAAGAGGCGGTGCAAAGGGCGCTTTTGGGAGAAGATTACTCAAAAGGGGCTCTCTATTTTGTTTCCAGAAAGGGAGCGGCACCGGACAAGATGCGCTGGTTTGACAATCATCTGACACGACTGTTTCAATATGGCGGACATGAGTTTTTTCTCTGA
- the deoC gene encoding deoxyribose-phosphate aldolase, with the protein MTNEEMLCHVDHTQLKPFATWEDIEKLCEEAVKYQTASVCVPPAYIKRIADQYAGRLTICTVVGFPLGYSVTAAKVTEVQEALRDGASEIDMVVNISDVKNHLYDKVEEEIRTLKEVCKDHILKVIIETCFLTEEEKIAMCQAVTKAGADYIKTSTGFGTGGATMEDVQLFQKNIGPDVKIKAAGGVKTKADLEAFLQAGCDRIGTSSAVSILNGESAKGY; encoded by the coding sequence ATGACGAACGAAGAAATGCTGTGTCATGTTGACCATACGCAGTTAAAACCATTTGCCACATGGGAAGATATTGAGAAATTATGCGAGGAGGCGGTAAAATATCAGACAGCCTCGGTCTGTGTGCCTCCGGCATACATCAAACGGATTGCGGATCAATACGCCGGCCGGCTGACGATCTGTACCGTAGTCGGATTTCCACTGGGATACAGTGTAACGGCGGCCAAAGTGACGGAAGTGCAGGAGGCGCTGCGCGATGGTGCCAGTGAGATTGACATGGTAGTCAATATCAGTGATGTAAAAAATCATTTGTATGACAAGGTGGAGGAGGAGATCCGGACATTAAAAGAAGTCTGCAAAGATCATATTCTGAAAGTAATCATTGAGACATGCTTCCTGACGGAAGAGGAAAAAATTGCCATGTGCCAGGCAGTGACAAAGGCGGGAGCGGATTACATTAAGACGTCCACCGGCTTCGGGACTGGCGGCGCCACGATGGAGGATGTGCAGCTGTTTCAAAAGAATATCGGTCCTGATGTAAAGATCAAGGCGGCCGGCGGTGTGAAGACGAAAGCGGATCTGGAGGCTTTCTTACAGGCCGGGTGCGACAGGATCGGCACTTCCTCTGCGGTGAGTATTTTAAATGGGGAATCGGCGAAGGGATATTAA
- a CDS encoding citrate/2-methylcitrate synthase, translating to MDHNIYSSITPEILALAELSEEAGTIDPALYTKYNVNRGLRDLNGKGVLTGLTNISDVRAKEMIDGELVPAQGRLFYRGYDIKDLVLGFTARKQFGYEEITYLLLFNKLPTEKELAEFTQLLSDYRTLPTHFVRDIIMKAPSKDMMNTLSRSVLTLYSYDKHADDTSIPNVLRQCLELISLFPLLTIYGYQAYNHYHNGDSLYVHQPQPNLSTAENILHILRPDSSYSPLEAKLLDIALVIHMEHGGGNNSSFTTHVVSSTMTDTYSVIAAAIGSLKGPRHGGANIKVVKMFDDMMEQVSDWTDEEEVGNYLRRLLHKEAFDKAGLIYGVGHAVYSKSDPRAEIFRDFVKNLSEEKGLQKEFALYSLVERLAPEIIAQERQMFKGVSINVDFYSGFVYKMLHLPMELYTPIFAIARIVGWSAHRLEELATNGKIMRPAYMTLCTDHPYIPMTER from the coding sequence ATGGACCACAATATCTACTCAAGCATTACGCCGGAAATTTTGGCATTGGCAGAACTCAGCGAAGAAGCCGGTACTATCGACCCTGCCCTTTATACAAAATATAACGTGAATCGAGGACTTCGTGACCTGAACGGGAAAGGTGTTCTCACCGGATTGACCAATATTTCCGATGTCCGCGCCAAGGAAATGATAGACGGGGAACTCGTGCCGGCCCAGGGCCGCCTCTTTTACCGGGGATATGACATCAAAGATTTGGTCCTTGGTTTTACCGCCAGAAAACAGTTTGGCTATGAAGAAATTACATACCTGCTCCTTTTCAATAAGCTCCCCACGGAAAAAGAACTGGCAGAGTTTACGCAGTTACTATCCGATTACCGTACCCTGCCCACTCATTTTGTGCGGGATATTATTATGAAGGCGCCGAGTAAAGATATGATGAACACGCTGTCAAGAAGCGTACTCACACTGTATTCTTATGACAAACACGCGGATGACACTTCCATTCCCAATGTACTGCGTCAATGTCTGGAACTGATCAGCCTCTTTCCGCTTCTCACCATCTACGGATACCAGGCTTACAATCATTATCACAACGGGGACAGTCTGTATGTCCATCAGCCGCAGCCCAACCTGTCCACGGCAGAGAATATTCTCCACATTCTCCGCCCCGACAGCTCTTATTCGCCACTCGAGGCGAAGCTGCTGGACATCGCTCTCGTGATTCATATGGAACACGGCGGCGGTAATAACTCCTCGTTTACAACCCATGTTGTCTCCTCCACGATGACAGATACTTATTCGGTGATCGCAGCCGCCATCGGTTCCCTGAAAGGGCCGCGGCACGGCGGCGCCAATATCAAAGTTGTAAAAATGTTTGACGATATGATGGAGCAGGTATCCGACTGGACCGACGAAGAGGAAGTTGGAAACTATCTGCGCCGTCTGCTCCACAAAGAAGCCTTTGACAAGGCAGGACTTATTTACGGCGTCGGACATGCGGTTTATTCCAAATCCGATCCCCGTGCCGAGATCTTCCGTGATTTTGTCAAAAATCTCTCTGAGGAAAAAGGCCTGCAGAAAGAATTTGCCCTTTACTCCCTCGTGGAACGGCTGGCACCCGAAATCATCGCCCAGGAACGTCAGATGTTCAAAGGTGTCAGCATTAATGTCGACTTTTATTCCGGTTTTGTCTATAAAATGCTACATCTGCCAATGGAGTTGTATACACCTATCTTTGCCATTGCCAGAATCGTCGGCTGGAGCGCACACAGATTGGAAGAACTGGCAACAAACGGTAAGATTATGCGCCCTGCCTATATGACATTATGTACCGATCATCCATATATACCAATGACAGAACGCTGA
- a CDS encoding beta-methylgalactoside transporter, with the protein MDKTKKKKITDFLINNGVIIVMFVLVIYTGLTADNFFTSNNLLNTLMNMSFRLVIALGIAGCVITAGCDLSAGRMIGFGGCIAGVLLQRMDFSGKFFPDMEPMNVFLVAIIVMLICAAFGSVTGFFIAYLSVPPFIATLAMMEIVYGINMIFTNATPLGGFVKEYTDVASGKFLGISYLIWIAVIVAAITWFIFNMTRHGKYMYAVGGNPQAAEVAGVPVKKTLILIYMKAAAMYGLAGFMLGAKSGGASVQLGYGYEMEAIAACTIGGVSVTGGRGRVSSAIVGVAVFELLKVALQYLGVNANAQWIAIGIVIFIAISLDIRKYIAKK; encoded by the coding sequence ATGGATAAGACAAAGAAGAAAAAAATAACAGACTTTCTGATCAATAACGGTGTCATTATCGTTATGTTTGTGCTGGTAATCTATACCGGTCTGACAGCGGATAATTTCTTTACAAGCAACAATCTGTTGAATACATTGATGAACATGAGCTTCCGTCTCGTCATCGCACTCGGCATTGCCGGCTGCGTGATCACTGCCGGCTGCGACCTGTCCGCAGGACGTATGATCGGTTTTGGCGGCTGTATCGCCGGTGTGCTGTTGCAGAGAATGGATTTTTCCGGTAAGTTCTTCCCGGATATGGAACCGATGAATGTTTTTCTGGTAGCGATCATTGTTATGTTGATCTGTGCGGCTTTCGGTTCCGTTACCGGATTTTTCATCGCGTATCTGAGCGTGCCGCCTTTTATTGCGACGCTGGCGATGATGGAGATCGTTTATGGTATCAATATGATCTTTACGAATGCGACCCCTCTTGGCGGCTTTGTGAAGGAATATACGGACGTAGCGAGCGGCAAGTTCCTCGGTATCAGTTATCTGATCTGGATTGCGGTCATTGTGGCGGCGATCACCTGGTTTATCTTTAATATGACCCGTCACGGAAAATATATGTATGCGGTAGGCGGAAATCCGCAGGCGGCGGAAGTAGCCGGTGTCCCCGTAAAGAAAACGCTGATTCTGATTTATATGAAAGCGGCTGCGATGTATGGTCTGGCTGGATTTATGCTCGGGGCGAAGTCCGGAGGCGCTTCCGTGCAGCTTGGATATGGTTATGAGATGGAAGCCATCGCTGCATGTACGATCGGCGGAGTATCCGTTACCGGCGGACGAGGCAGAGTGTCTTCCGCGATCGTCGGTGTTGCCGTGTTTGAACTCTTAAAAGTGGCATTGCAGTATCTTGGCGTCAATGCGAACGCACAGTGGATCGCGATCGGTATCGTTATCTTTATCGCAATCTCGCTTGACATCAGAAAATACATTGCGAAGAAATAA